The genomic stretch ACCCCGGGGGCCGGCCCTCGCTTCCCTCGGTGATCAGCGCGCCGGTCGCCATGTCGATGTCGAACTCGTGGGCGCACTTCGCGCAGGTCACGTGGTGCTTCGGCGTCCCCTGCTCCTCGTTGATCTTGCGGTAGAACTCCTGCAGGTACGCGAGGTCCGTCGAGAACAGGTTCTCGATCGTGTCGACGTTGATGCGATCGAGGGAGCCCAGCTTGGTGACGACGCGCGACAGCAGCACGATCACCAGGTAGGCGCGGTTGGACTGGACGCGGTAGTCCTGCAGCGGGACGATCTCGTCGCGCGCGGTCGCGAGGCGCATGACGCCGTCGCGCTGCACGTTGCCGTCCTCGTCGACGAAGCCGCGCGGCAGGCGGAACTTGAACTCGGTCTGCATGGCCATGGGAAAAACCACAGGGATGAGGGACTGGGGGCATGCGCTCGCGGCCGTGTCTCGCCCCCGAAACGAACACGGCCCACCCGCGGAGGGATGGGCCGAAAGTATCACAGTCGCTCCGAGATCAGTGACTACATGGCCTTCTCAGCGATCTTCCAGAAGGACTGCTCGCAGAACATCTCCATCTCCCACTGCAGCGGCGCGTCGCCGACCTTGGCCTCGGCGCCGGTCGTGAACTTGAACGGAGCCGACTGGATGAACAGGATCTCGCCCAGGACCTTCTTGTGGCTCGGATCCTTGACGTTGACCGACCAGTCCTGGAACTCGTTCTCGGTCAGCACGCCGTCGTACATCAGCTTGATGCACAGGTCGCGCGCGGCCTCGTAGCCGTTGTGGGCGGCGCTGCCCGAGACCTTCAGGCCCTCACAGGTGTAGGCGCCCGAGGTCTTGGTCGGGAGGCGGCGCATGCTAGTGTGCTCCTCGACCATCTTCACCGTGTGCTTGGGCAGATCGATCTTGGTGATCGACTCCGCGGGGATGTTGTAGAGCCCCAGGACATCCCAGTACGAGGTCTGCCAGCTCTTGGCCTTGTTGGACAGGTTGCCCTTGATGACCGAGCCGCTGCCGTTGACGTACTTGACGTCCCCGACCGCGAACTCGCAGGTGATCTGCTGCATCGACTTGCCGTCCTTGGCGTCGAGCGACTTCGCCGAGACGGATTCCATCAAGCACTCGGTCATCTCGATCTCACGGATCGACTTGTAGTTCTGGTCGGCGATGCCGAAGACGCACTCGAACTCCTGGCAGTTCTTCTTCATGACCTACTCGATCAACTCCCAGAGCGCGTTGGCCTCGGAGATGTTGGTCACGAGCTTGCACTTGCCGAACTTCACCCGGCCGCCGGCGAACTTCTGGACGAGGTCCGGACCGAGCGAAGCCGAGATCTTCTCGACCTCGAGGCTGGGCGGGGTGAAGGACTCGAGGTAGCCACCAGCCTGGCCGTTGACCATGCAGTAGAAATTGCCGGGGGAAACGTTTTGTTGAGCGCCATGAGATCCTCGTGAGTTGGTTGGGCTCTACCTCACGGAAACTGCCGAGAGGCCTCGCGCCGAGCATTCGGCCCGAGAACTCCCGGCACCCCCCCTGTGTTCAGAGCGGTGATGCCTGGAATCGCGAACTAGTACGGAGAAGGAGGAAGAAATCTTCCCCGCTCCCCCGTGGGGATCAGATCACTCCTCGACGCCGCCGCCCGCGGCCATCTGGCCGATGCGGAAGATGACGAATTCCGCGGGCTTGACCGGGGCGAGGCCGATCTCGCAGACCAGCTGGCCGGCGTCGATGACCTCGGGCGGGTTGGTCTCGGCGTCGCACTTGACGTAGAACGCCTGCTCCGGGGCCGTGCCCATGAGCGCGCCGGTGCGCCACATCAGGGTCAGGAACGACGAGATGGTCCGCTGGACCCGCTTCCACAGGCGGTGGTCGTTGGGCTCGAACACCACCCACTGGGTGGCGCGCTCGATCGACGACTCGACCATGATGAACAGGCGGCGGACGTTGATGTAGCGCCAGCTCGGGTCGGTCGACAGCGTGCGGGCGCCCCAGATGCGGATCGCGCCGTTCATGAAGCGGATCGCGTTGATGCCCTTGGGGTTGAGCAGGTCCTGCTCGCCCTTGGACACGTTGTACTTCAGGCCGAGGGCGCCGCGGACGATCTCGTTGGCCGGGGCCTTGTGGACGCCGCGCTCCGAGTCGACGCGCGAGTAGACGCCGGCGATGTGGCCCGACGGGGGCACGAACACGTTGCCCTGCTCCGGGTCGTAGACCTGGATCCAGGGGAAGTAGTAGGCGCCGTACTTCGAGTCGCGGGGCTTGGGCAGCTTGTCGACGCCGCCCGAGATGGTCTCGGGCGAGTCGAGGATCGCGAAGCGATCCTTGCGGGTCTCGCAGTGCGACAGGACCGCGTCCTGGATCGCCGGCGAGGTCTGGCCGGGCACCGCGACGATGGCGATCTCGTCGATCTCCTCGAAGCACTTCAGGCCGGTGCGGGCGCCGGGGCCGCCGTCCTTGCCGATGAACAGGCCGTCACGGCCCCCGCCGCCGGTCGCCGCGGGCGCCGCGGTCTTGGCGTCCTTGTCGTCCTTGGCCGCCGTCTTGGACGGGGCGGCGTCGGCGGGCGCGCCGACGTTCACCACGAAGCAGCGCGAGCCGCCGTTGTTGAAGAAGCCGTAGACGCCGTGGACGAACGACTGCGAGCACTCCTTGAAGTCACCGAAGGTCTTCACGAACTGCGACCAGTTGGTGATGAGCACGGCCTCGTTGACCGGGCCCTTGGACGACTCGCCGAGGAAGCCGACGGTGTTGGTGCCCACGGCCTCGATCGGCTTGGAGCCGCGATCGACTTCTTCGACGTACACGCCTGGAGAGAGATAGCTGGTCGCCATGTTCGAAAGTCCTCCTGCTGTTTTTCTTCCGATGGCGGTCTGCCGTTAGCCCGTCCGGCAATAAGTCGAGACCCTCTCGACGCGCCTGGGGCCCTTGGACCGCTCGGTTGAACCGTTGGGATGTGCGGGGCTAGGAGCCTCCACCCTTGCGGCCACCCAGATCGAGGCGGCGCGCGAACGGGTTGGGGCTGGGCCCCTGCTCCTTGACCTGCGGGTCGTGGACGTTGCGGTACTCCAGCGAGCGCGAGCGCACCCGTTGGAACTCTTCCATCTTCTCGGGGATGATCGGGACCGCGGTCCAGAACTGGATCGCGGGGCGGATCGGCTGGTTGAGGCTGCCCCAGAACCGGGCCAGGGTGCCCTCGTCGAGGCGCGTGTTCAGGATCAGCGGCAGCCCCGTGAACTCGTAGCCGGCCATGCTCTCCTCGAAGGTCGTACCCTTGAGGCGGTCCTTCGAGATCTCGGCGTTGTCGATGATCGTGCGGAGCAAGAGCCCGCACAGGAGCTGCTCGTCCTCGGGGGTCTGGGCCCAGGCCGAGGCCAGGTAGTCGAGGCGGACCCAGGTCCGGCGCCGGCGCGAGAACTCCTTCACGGTACCGTCGGGCTGCTGGATCTCGACGATCT from Myxococcales bacterium encodes the following:
- a CDS encoding phage tail assembly protein, whose amino-acid sequence is MAMQTEFKFRLPRGFVDEDGNVQRDGVMRLATARDEIVPLQDYRVQSNRAYLVIVLLSRVVTKLGSLDRINVDTIENLFSTDLAYLQEFYRKINEEQGTPKHHVTCAKCAHEFDIDMATGALITEGSEGRPPG
- a CDS encoding phage tail sheath family protein, yielding MATSYLSPGVYVEEVDRGSKPIEAVGTNTVGFLGESSKGPVNEAVLITNWSQFVKTFGDFKECSQSFVHGVYGFFNNGGSRCFVVNVGAPADAAPSKTAAKDDKDAKTAAPAATGGGGRDGLFIGKDGGPGARTGLKCFEEIDEIAIVAVPGQTSPAIQDAVLSHCETRKDRFAILDSPETISGGVDKLPKPRDSKYGAYYFPWIQVYDPEQGNVFVPPSGHIAGVYSRVDSERGVHKAPANEIVRGALGLKYNVSKGEQDLLNPKGINAIRFMNGAIRIWGARTLSTDPSWRYINVRRLFIMVESSIERATQWVVFEPNDHRLWKRVQRTISSFLTLMWRTGALMGTAPEQAFYVKCDAETNPPEVIDAGQLVCEIGLAPVKPAEFVIFRIGQMAAGGGVEE
- a CDS encoding DUF4255 domain-containing protein is translated as MSNTTPQHHVIKETSDTLTRLFQDEFKRNGYKRVHIVDGAPKPDAIEGKLPAVSVYLYQIALDPQGAENTGVHEIVEIQQPDGTVKEFSRRRRTWVRLDYLASAWAQTPEDEQLLCGLLLRTIIDNAEISKDRLKGTTFEESMAGYEFTGLPLILNTRLDEGTLARFWGSLNQPIRPAIQFWTAVPIIPEKMEEFQRVRSRSLEYRNVHDPQVKEQGPSPNPFARRLDLGGRKGGGS